A DNA window from Halomonas zincidurans B6 contains the following coding sequences:
- a CDS encoding MFS transporter, producing the protein MIEAHTRAWWRATLALCLGSFTVFVNLYAAQPLLPDLRQAFDVSTLASAMVMGVSTLTLAISLLIYGPLSDAIGRGAIMRITLLLSALCSLLLPLVPNFASLLVLRAVQGLVLGGLPAVAIAWMGDEFDRRALMLAVGLYISANTLGGIGGRVLGGFAGEYGGWQASFVTVGIVSLACLIVFWRLLPPARNFKPVSLRLDVALGGMAAHLRNPLLLGAYLIGGLNFFIFINQYSYITFRLSDAPYSLATQWLGMIFVTYLGGTLGSALSGRAAQRWSQPVCMMLGIVIFLLGSLVTLNPALPLILLGLTVNAFGFFLCHSMASSWVGRQARVARGTASALYLVFYYLGASLGGLYLEPFWQDAGWPGVVVASWLVLGLTLGTAAWLWRRERRLTAPG; encoded by the coding sequence ATGATCGAAGCGCATACCCGCGCCTGGTGGCGAGCCACTCTGGCGTTGTGCCTGGGCTCGTTCACGGTATTCGTCAATCTGTACGCCGCACAGCCGTTGCTTCCCGATCTGCGCCAGGCCTTCGATGTCTCGACCCTGGCCAGCGCCATGGTGATGGGCGTGTCGACACTGACCCTGGCGATCTCGCTGTTGATCTACGGGCCGCTGTCGGACGCCATCGGACGCGGCGCGATCATGCGTATCACGCTGCTGTTGTCGGCGCTGTGTTCGCTGCTGCTGCCGCTGGTACCCAACTTCGCCAGTCTGCTGGTATTGCGGGCCGTGCAAGGGTTGGTGCTCGGCGGCTTGCCGGCGGTGGCGATCGCCTGGATGGGCGACGAGTTCGACAGGCGCGCCTTGATGCTGGCGGTGGGGCTGTATATCAGCGCCAATACCCTGGGTGGAATCGGCGGCCGCGTACTGGGCGGCTTCGCCGGTGAATACGGTGGCTGGCAGGCGAGCTTCGTGACCGTGGGCATCGTCAGCCTGGCATGTCTGATCGTATTCTGGCGACTGCTGCCGCCGGCGCGCAATTTCAAGCCGGTCTCGCTGCGCCTCGACGTGGCGCTGGGCGGCATGGCGGCGCATCTGCGCAACCCGCTGCTGCTTGGCGCCTACCTGATCGGCGGGCTCAATTTCTTCATCTTCATCAATCAATACAGCTACATCACCTTCCGTTTGAGCGATGCCCCCTATTCGCTGGCGACGCAGTGGCTGGGCATGATCTTCGTCACTTACCTGGGCGGGACGCTGGGCTCGGCGCTGTCGGGGCGAGCCGCCCAACGCTGGTCGCAGCCGGTCTGCATGATGCTGGGTATCGTGATCTTCCTGCTGGGCAGCCTGGTGACCCTGAACCCGGCCTTGCCACTGATTCTGCTGGGTTTGACCGTCAATGCCTTCGGTTTCTTCCTGTGCCACTCGATGGCCTCGAGCTGGGTCGGGCGTCAGGCGCGGGTCGCCCGCGGTACGGCTTCGGCCCTCTACCTGGTGTTCTATTACCTGGGCGCGAGTCTCGGTGGGCTGTATCTCGAGCCGTTCTGGCAGGACGCCGGCTGGCCCGGCGTGGTGGTGGCTTCCTGGCTGGTGCTGGGGCTGACGCTGGGTACCGCCGCCTGGCTGTGGCGACGGGAGCGGCGTCTCACCGCTCCCGGCTGA
- a CDS encoding DUF1266 domain-containing protein, with the protein MADPLHAWWAQQLVLCGWAFDPEPASLDPTLAAERLAQLGVAERGELGWRLLEAFPGGTERADPQVRLTALELIALAQSAGWLTADRAEAWLAELAGAIQRNHATLDDWLAALRRTRLESGWVHGDEIFAQSGEALSQLERDGEGITWELLAATLEHRPRGAHWAQTHPAWRLRAAFAPLLESPPSRELDWPDVEAWLDRGWQIGDRDELIRVLLWLGAQGQRYAWDIDAERLVEMDAEARKAWLAGLGEQRRYGRVLRGFLERGEPLEWAAWDWLRLVDLAYAGATLGWLEADEAESFAAHAGDLLMRRYSDWTAVTLAYQRGHSLFEGRDRLASHAADWHVLLHSPLSPWQVPLQGLFDDAQRQAAGQFLRGWRRDARHWLLALASLREPDLLYRQGVTPVIDEPRRKDVRRYLHETLGLLPDEGVAGLARFWLPAQAHHLNQLAADAAHGALPAVTTPFGRPPEDAVAMRDALKRCVRHAATIHMAEKYAFYLLMAGDSGDFDTAGLQALTESLRGVLCRFYPDSRRLLDAWAAWEAALPELPDDDLVHEIRWHRDDPGSLFHWLDWRQVAWQEPGPRPTLSRFTALALAGPLNPGVWTEPQPEGRAEREATAQWLEEQYALHGASELGDFLNFLLEAGDRQEYQINYAPYTLNRPRLEEEIAILESGDCDEEARNHLLRLRRVRDNDAGCNDTDMAAWDIAQAVDLAVAGRCLGWLNAGDFSARLDGALRLAQQHYGNWRGYAQGLYAGFSFFMGETEERATLLDGFGQALAAWLSGAPPLAGSWASLDFPGASPRHWAPLHVDTLPGDAHALH; encoded by the coding sequence TTGGCCGATCCACTCCATGCCTGGTGGGCTCAACAATTGGTGCTGTGCGGCTGGGCGTTCGATCCCGAACCGGCGTCGCTCGATCCGACGCTGGCCGCCGAACGGCTCGCGCAATTGGGCGTTGCCGAGCGCGGCGAACTGGGCTGGCGCTTGCTCGAGGCATTCCCGGGCGGCACCGAACGGGCCGATCCGCAGGTGCGATTGACCGCGCTCGAACTCATCGCGCTGGCGCAGTCAGCCGGCTGGCTGACGGCGGATCGCGCGGAAGCCTGGCTGGCCGAGCTGGCCGGGGCGATCCAGCGCAATCACGCCACGCTCGACGACTGGCTGGCGGCGCTGCGGCGCACGCGTCTCGAGAGCGGCTGGGTGCATGGCGATGAAATTTTCGCCCAGAGCGGCGAAGCCTTGTCGCAACTCGAACGCGATGGCGAGGGGATCACCTGGGAGCTGTTGGCCGCCACGCTGGAACACCGCCCGCGGGGCGCGCACTGGGCGCAGACGCATCCTGCCTGGCGGCTGCGTGCGGCTTTCGCGCCGCTGCTTGAATCGCCACCAAGTAGAGAGCTCGACTGGCCGGATGTCGAGGCCTGGCTCGATCGCGGCTGGCAGATTGGCGATCGTGACGAGTTGATCCGGGTGCTGTTGTGGCTGGGCGCACAGGGTCAACGCTATGCCTGGGACATCGATGCCGAACGGCTGGTCGAGATGGATGCCGAGGCGCGCAAGGCCTGGCTTGCTGGACTCGGCGAACAGCGTCGCTACGGACGTGTGCTGAGGGGCTTTCTCGAACGCGGCGAGCCGCTCGAGTGGGCGGCCTGGGATTGGCTGCGGCTGGTCGACCTGGCCTATGCCGGCGCCACGCTGGGTTGGCTGGAGGCCGACGAAGCCGAGTCGTTCGCGGCGCATGCCGGCGATCTGTTGATGCGTCGCTACAGCGACTGGACAGCCGTGACGCTGGCCTACCAGCGTGGCCACAGCCTGTTCGAAGGGCGCGACAGGCTGGCCAGCCACGCGGCCGACTGGCATGTGCTGCTGCATTCGCCGCTGAGCCCCTGGCAGGTGCCGCTTCAGGGACTGTTCGACGACGCCCAGCGACAAGCCGCCGGGCAGTTTCTGCGCGGCTGGCGACGCGATGCGCGCCACTGGTTGCTGGCCCTGGCTTCGCTGCGCGAGCCGGATCTACTCTACCGTCAGGGTGTGACGCCCGTCATCGACGAGCCGCGACGCAAGGACGTGCGGCGCTATCTGCACGAGACCCTCGGCCTGCTGCCCGACGAGGGGGTGGCCGGGTTGGCTCGTTTCTGGCTCCCCGCTCAGGCGCATCACCTTAACCAGCTCGCCGCCGATGCCGCCCATGGCGCGCTGCCGGCGGTGACCACGCCGTTCGGGCGTCCGCCCGAGGACGCCGTGGCGATGCGCGATGCGCTCAAGCGGTGCGTGCGCCATGCGGCAACGATCCACATGGCCGAGAAGTATGCTTTCTACCTGCTGATGGCCGGTGACAGCGGCGACTTCGATACGGCGGGTTTGCAGGCGCTCACCGAGTCGCTGCGGGGCGTGCTGTGTCGCTTCTATCCCGATTCGCGGCGTCTTTTAGATGCCTGGGCGGCCTGGGAGGCGGCATTGCCGGAGCTGCCCGACGACGACCTGGTGCACGAGATACGCTGGCATCGCGACGACCCGGGCAGTCTCTTTCACTGGCTCGACTGGCGGCAGGTCGCGTGGCAGGAGCCCGGCCCGCGGCCGACGCTGTCGCGCTTCACCGCACTGGCGTTGGCGGGTCCGCTCAACCCCGGGGTCTGGACCGAACCGCAACCCGAGGGACGCGCCGAGCGCGAGGCCACCGCCCAGTGGCTCGAGGAGCAGTATGCATTGCATGGCGCCAGCGAGCTCGGCGACTTCCTGAATTTCCTGCTCGAGGCGGGTGATCGTCAGGAGTACCAGATCAACTATGCGCCCTATACCCTCAACCGACCTCGGCTCGAGGAGGAGATCGCCATCCTCGAGTCCGGCGACTGCGACGAGGAGGCGCGCAATCATCTGCTGCGGTTGCGGCGGGTGCGCGACAACGACGCCGGTTGCAACGATACCGACATGGCCGCCTGGGACATCGCCCAGGCCGTGGATCTGGCGGTGGCAGGGCGTTGCCTGGGCTGGCTGAATGCCGGCGACTTCAGCGCCCGGCTCGATGGCGCTCTGCGCCTGGCCCAGCAGCATTACGGCAACTGGCGCGGGTATGCCCAGGGGCTCTACGCCGGCTTTTCCTTCTTCATGGGCGAAACCGAGGAACGTGCCACGTTGCTCGATGGCTTCGGCCAGGCGTTGGCGGCCTGGCTAAGTGGCGCGCCGCCGTTGGCGGGAAGCTGGGCCAGCCTGGACTTTCCAGGCGCGAGTCCACGTCATTGGGCGCCGCTGCATGTCGATACGCTGCCCGGCGACGCGCATGCGCTGCACTAG
- a CDS encoding NAD-dependent succinate-semialdehyde dehydrogenase: MASTLPDFLTPKAYIAGQWRDAASHFPVSNPANGEVLAEIPDLDADAAREAIAAAESAWPAWRRLPAKQRATLLRTWFELIIAHQEQLARLMTFEQGKPLVESRGEVGYGAAFVEYYAEEAKRIAGETLPGHGADKRILVFREPVGVVAAITPWNFPLAMITRKCAPALAAGCPVVVKPAEATPLTALALAGLAERAGLPAGVFNVVTASRPAAIGEVLTTDPRVRKVSFTGSTPVGKRLLAQCAGSVKKVSMELGGNAPFIVFDDADLDAAVEGAIASKFRNSGQTCVCTNRLLVQANVYDAFLDKLAKRVGQLRVGNGLEDDVVQGPLINAAAVSKVEAHIGDALDKGARLICGGARHALGGRFFQPTVLADVTAEMRVAGEETFGPLAPVFRFEHDEEAIAMANATEFGLAAYFYARDYRRIWHVMEQLEYGMVAVNEGLLSTELAPFGGVKESGLGREGSRHGLEDFTELKYVCVGGL, encoded by the coding sequence ATGGCATCAACCCTCCCCGACTTCCTGACCCCCAAGGCCTACATCGCCGGTCAGTGGCGCGATGCGGCCAGCCATTTCCCGGTCAGCAATCCCGCCAATGGCGAGGTTCTCGCCGAGATACCCGACCTGGACGCCGACGCCGCGCGCGAGGCGATCGCCGCCGCCGAGTCGGCCTGGCCGGCGTGGCGGCGGCTGCCAGCCAAGCAACGTGCCACCCTGCTGCGGACGTGGTTCGAACTGATCATCGCCCATCAGGAGCAATTGGCCCGGTTAATGACCTTCGAACAGGGCAAGCCACTCGTCGAATCACGCGGCGAGGTCGGCTACGGCGCCGCCTTCGTCGAATATTACGCCGAGGAGGCCAAGCGCATCGCCGGCGAGACGTTGCCCGGCCATGGCGCCGACAAGCGCATCCTGGTGTTTCGCGAACCGGTGGGCGTGGTCGCGGCGATCACGCCCTGGAACTTTCCGCTGGCGATGATCACCCGCAAGTGCGCGCCGGCGCTGGCCGCTGGTTGCCCGGTGGTCGTCAAGCCGGCCGAGGCGACACCGCTGACCGCGCTGGCGCTGGCCGGCCTGGCCGAGCGCGCCGGGCTGCCGGCCGGGGTGTTCAACGTGGTGACCGCGTCGCGTCCCGCGGCCATCGGCGAGGTACTGACCACCGACCCGCGGGTGCGCAAGGTCTCGTTCACCGGCTCGACGCCGGTCGGCAAACGGCTGTTGGCGCAATGCGCCGGGAGCGTCAAGAAGGTGTCCATGGAACTTGGCGGCAATGCGCCGTTCATCGTTTTCGACGATGCCGACCTGGATGCCGCGGTGGAAGGCGCCATTGCCTCCAAGTTCCGCAACTCAGGACAGACCTGCGTGTGCACGAATCGCTTGCTGGTACAGGCCAATGTGTACGACGCTTTCCTAGACAAGCTGGCCAAGCGCGTCGGTCAGCTAAGGGTCGGTAACGGTCTGGAGGACGACGTGGTTCAAGGACCGCTGATCAATGCCGCGGCGGTGAGCAAGGTCGAAGCGCACATCGGCGATGCGCTCGACAAGGGCGCACGGCTGATCTGCGGCGGCGCGCGCCATGCCCTGGGCGGCAGGTTCTTTCAGCCCACCGTGCTCGCCGATGTGACGGCCGAAATGCGGGTCGCGGGCGAGGAAACCTTCGGCCCGCTGGCGCCGGTCTTCCGCTTCGAACATGATGAGGAGGCCATCGCCATGGCCAACGCCACCGAGTTTGGCCTCGCCGCCTATTTCTATGCGCGTGACTACCGACGCATCTGGCACGTCATGGAACAGCTGGAATACGGCATGGTAGCCGTCAACGAGGGCCTGCTCTCGACCGAACTGGCGCCGTTCGGCGGCGTCAAGGAATCGGGCCTCGGGCGTGAGGGATCGCGTCACGGGCTCGAAGACTTTACCGAACTGAAGTACGTCTGCGTCGGTGGACTGTGA
- the gabT gene encoding 4-aminobutyrate--2-oxoglutarate transaminase, protein MNNAQLNELKTRYVANGAASPAEHFAARAENAEVWDADGKRFIDFAGGIGVLNIGHRHPKVVEAVKAQLDKVMHTCQTVMPYEGYVKVAEKLSQITPVRGHAKVMLANSGAEALENAVKIARAATGRNNIICFDGGYHGRTFMTMAMNGKVAPYQSDFGSMPGNVFRAPYPVAYHGVSEDEALRGLKMALKTDANPRDTAAVVIEPVLGEGGFYAAPASFLKKVREICDEHGMLMIVDEVQSGFGRTGKLFAIEHSGVEPDIITMAKSMADGMPISAVVGTDKHMDASGGNSLGGTYTGSPVSCAATLAVLEVFEQENILAKSQALGDKLAKRFATWQQQFDCIDNPRNMGAMAAFELVSDKANHTPDAELTGALCKKAREKGLILLSCGMYGNTIRFLMPVTIQDEVLEEGLGILESALSELVGNKSAATA, encoded by the coding sequence ATGAATAACGCTCAGCTCAACGAACTCAAGACACGCTATGTCGCCAACGGTGCCGCCAGTCCGGCGGAGCACTTCGCCGCTCGCGCCGAGAACGCCGAAGTCTGGGATGCCGACGGCAAGCGTTTCATCGACTTCGCCGGCGGCATCGGGGTGCTCAACATCGGCCATCGCCATCCCAAGGTGGTCGAGGCGGTCAAGGCCCAGCTCGACAAGGTGATGCATACCTGCCAGACCGTCATGCCCTATGAAGGCTACGTGAAGGTGGCCGAGAAGCTCAGCCAGATCACCCCGGTGCGTGGCCACGCCAAGGTCATGCTGGCCAATTCCGGCGCCGAAGCGCTGGAAAACGCCGTCAAGATCGCCCGTGCCGCGACCGGCCGCAACAACATCATCTGCTTCGACGGCGGTTATCACGGCCGGACCTTCATGACCATGGCCATGAACGGCAAGGTCGCGCCCTACCAGAGCGACTTCGGCAGCATGCCGGGCAACGTGTTCCGCGCCCCGTATCCGGTAGCGTATCACGGCGTCAGCGAGGACGAAGCGCTGCGCGGCCTGAAGATGGCGCTCAAGACCGACGCCAATCCCAGGGACACCGCGGCGGTGGTCATCGAGCCGGTGCTCGGCGAAGGCGGTTTCTACGCCGCACCGGCGAGCTTTCTGAAGAAGGTCCGCGAGATCTGCGACGAGCATGGCATGCTGATGATCGTCGACGAGGTGCAATCGGGCTTCGGGCGTACCGGCAAGCTGTTCGCCATCGAACACAGCGGCGTGGAGCCGGACATCATCACCATGGCCAAGAGCATGGCGGACGGCATGCCGATCTCGGCCGTCGTCGGCACCGACAAGCACATGGACGCGTCCGGCGGTAATTCGCTGGGCGGCACCTACACCGGCAGCCCGGTTTCCTGCGCGGCGACCCTGGCGGTGCTCGAGGTCTTCGAGCAGGAGAACATCCTCGCCAAGAGCCAGGCGCTGGGCGACAAGCTGGCCAAGCGCTTCGCCACCTGGCAGCAGCAGTTCGACTGTATCGACAATCCTCGCAACATGGGCGCCATGGCGGCCTTCGAGCTGGTTTCCGACAAGGCCAACCATACGCCGGATGCCGAGCTGACCGGGGCGCTGTGCAAGAAGGCCCGCGAGAAAGGGCTGATCCTGCTGTCCTGCGGCATGTACGGCAACACCATCCGCTTTCTGATGCCGGTTACCATCCAGGACGAGGTGCTCGAGGAAGGCCTGGGGATCCTCGAATCGGCACTCAGCGAGTTGGTCGGCAACAAAAGCGCCGCGACCGCCTGA
- the katE gene encoding catalase HPII, which produces MANNPHTRPNSDEAHDKEFKTNERSKSENLEKYCSDAEGHDLRTNQGTRIADNHNSLKAGERGPTLMEDFIFREKLNHFDNERIPERIVHARGAAAHGYFQPYDNAAQYSKAGVFQDPNKKTPVFVRFSTVQGARGSNDTVRDVRGFATKFYTDEGNWDLVGNDMPVFFIQDAIKFPDFVHAVKPEPHNEVPQGQSAHDTFWDFVSLMPESTHMVLWTMSDRAFPRHYRNMEGFGVHTFRLVDKQGKARFAKFHWKPLAGTCSLIWDEAQKLWGRDPDFNRRNMWDDIESGDFLEFEFGVQIVEEEDEHKFDFDLLDPTKIIPEEQVPVVPIGKMVLNRNPDNYFAETEQVAFNPANVVPGIDFTNDPLLQGRLFSYLDTQMLRLGGPNFHEIPINQPVAPFHNNQRDSMHRQTINKGQASYEPNSIDDGWPRETPPAPQNGGFETVNERIDANKIRARSPSFGDHYSQATLFWNSQSEAEKEHIIAAYTFELSKVERPWIRERVIKEILPNIDLELARRVGENHGVETPTEKPAPADELGKSAQQESPALSLMARLPHDIKYRKVALLVADGVDADQLQSLQAKLQAEGAKGIVIAPSMAPIKALGGQSVVPDAMLNGLPSVTLDSVVVVGGAESVKTLSQSGLGLYYVQEAYKHLKAIAAVGEGKDLLSAAGVPTQEDGIFLGAAVDDVLTPFVEAMGQHRVWSRDSKANSMPA; this is translated from the coding sequence ATGGCGAACAATCCCCATACGCGCCCCAATAGCGACGAGGCGCATGACAAGGAATTCAAGACCAACGAGCGCAGCAAGTCGGAGAATCTCGAGAAATATTGCAGCGATGCCGAGGGGCACGACCTGCGGACCAATCAGGGTACGCGTATTGCCGATAACCACAATTCGCTGAAGGCCGGCGAGCGTGGTCCCACGCTGATGGAAGACTTCATCTTCCGCGAAAAACTCAATCATTTCGATAATGAGCGGATTCCCGAGCGCATCGTCCATGCGCGTGGCGCAGCCGCTCACGGCTATTTTCAGCCTTACGACAATGCCGCCCAGTATTCCAAGGCCGGTGTGTTCCAGGACCCCAACAAGAAGACGCCGGTCTTCGTGCGTTTTTCCACGGTGCAAGGCGCACGTGGTTCGAACGACACCGTGCGTGACGTGCGCGGCTTCGCCACCAAATTCTATACCGACGAGGGCAACTGGGACCTGGTCGGCAACGACATGCCGGTGTTCTTCATCCAGGACGCCATCAAGTTTCCCGATTTCGTGCATGCGGTGAAGCCCGAGCCCCACAACGAGGTCCCCCAGGGCCAGTCGGCCCACGACACCTTCTGGGATTTCGTCTCGCTGATGCCCGAGAGCACCCACATGGTGCTATGGACCATGTCGGATCGGGCCTTCCCGCGTCACTATCGCAACATGGAAGGCTTCGGCGTGCATACCTTCCGGCTGGTCGACAAGCAGGGCAAGGCACGTTTCGCCAAGTTCCACTGGAAGCCGCTGGCCGGTACCTGCTCGCTGATCTGGGACGAGGCGCAGAAGTTGTGGGGGCGCGATCCGGACTTCAACCGCCGCAACATGTGGGACGACATCGAGAGCGGTGATTTCCTGGAGTTCGAATTCGGGGTGCAGATCGTCGAGGAGGAGGACGAACACAAGTTCGACTTCGACCTGCTCGATCCAACCAAGATCATCCCCGAGGAACAGGTGCCGGTCGTCCCCATCGGCAAGATGGTGCTCAACCGCAACCCCGACAACTACTTCGCCGAGACCGAGCAGGTGGCGTTCAATCCGGCCAACGTCGTGCCGGGAATCGACTTCACCAACGATCCGCTGCTGCAGGGCCGGCTGTTCTCCTACCTGGATACCCAGATGCTGCGCCTGGGTGGGCCGAACTTCCACGAGATTCCCATCAATCAGCCAGTGGCGCCGTTCCACAACAACCAGCGCGATTCGATGCATCGCCAGACGATCAACAAGGGCCAGGCGTCCTACGAGCCCAACTCGATCGACGACGGCTGGCCGCGGGAAACGCCGCCGGCGCCGCAAAACGGTGGCTTCGAGACGGTCAACGAGCGCATCGATGCCAACAAGATTCGTGCGCGCAGTCCGTCGTTCGGTGATCACTACTCCCAGGCCACGCTGTTCTGGAATTCCCAGAGCGAGGCCGAGAAGGAACACATCATCGCCGCCTATACCTTCGAACTGTCAAAGGTGGAGCGCCCGTGGATCCGGGAGCGGGTGATCAAGGAGATTCTGCCCAACATCGATCTCGAGCTGGCGCGGCGGGTTGGCGAGAACCATGGTGTCGAGACGCCGACCGAGAAGCCGGCGCCCGCCGATGAGTTGGGCAAGAGTGCGCAGCAGGAATCGCCCGCATTGAGCCTGATGGCGCGACTGCCGCATGACATCAAGTACCGCAAGGTCGCGCTGCTGGTGGCCGATGGAGTCGATGCCGATCAGCTCCAGTCGCTCCAAGCCAAGCTGCAGGCCGAAGGCGCCAAGGGCATCGTCATCGCGCCCAGCATGGCACCGATCAAGGCGCTCGGCGGCCAGAGCGTGGTGCCTGACGCCATGCTCAACGGCCTGCCGTCGGTGACCCTGGATTCGGTGGTGGTGGTCGGCGGCGCCGAAAGCGTCAAGACGCTGTCGCAATCCGGGCTGGGGCTGTATTACGTTCAGGAGGCCTACAAGCACCTCAAGGCGATCGCCGCCGTCGGCGAGGGCAAGGATCTGTTGTCCGCGGCGGGCGTGCCCACCCAGGAAGACGGTATCTTCCTCGGGGCCGCGGTGGACGATGTCCTTACCCCGTTCGTCGAGGCGATGGGCCAGCATCGCGTCTGGTCGCGCGACTCGAAGGCCAACAGCATGCCGGCCTGA
- a CDS encoding GlsB/YeaQ/YmgE family stress response membrane protein: MGLILWLIIGGLAGWIAGNVMRGGGFGIFGNIGVGIVGAVLGGLLFRLIGLASTGIIGSLVTATVGAVVLLWIVAKLRKG, translated from the coding sequence ATGGGTCTGATTCTGTGGTTGATCATCGGCGGTCTGGCCGGCTGGATTGCAGGCAATGTCATGCGCGGTGGCGGCTTCGGCATCTTCGGCAATATCGGTGTGGGGATCGTCGGCGCGGTGCTCGGCGGGCTGCTGTTTCGGCTTATCGGTCTAGCCTCTACCGGAATCATCGGTTCGCTGGTAACCGCCACGGTGGGCGCCGTAGTGCTGCTGTGGATCGTCGCCAAGCTGCGCAAGGGCTGA
- a CDS encoding DUF924 family protein — protein MAETSAQRVLSFWFETLGAKQWFAKDARLDRHIGDRFAALHEAARANELWAWRESPQGRLAEILLLDQFSRNLHRDRPQAFAQDPQALALAQVAVAQGADRHLEIAQRAFLYMPYMHSESLVIHDEALRLFTQPGLEENLKFERRHHEIIARFGRYPHRNAILGRSSTPDEQAFLTRPGSSF, from the coding sequence ATGGCCGAGACGTCAGCACAGCGGGTATTGAGTTTCTGGTTCGAAACCCTGGGCGCCAAGCAGTGGTTCGCCAAGGATGCGCGGCTCGACCGGCACATCGGCGATCGTTTCGCGGCGTTGCATGAGGCGGCCAGGGCCAATGAACTCTGGGCCTGGCGTGAGTCGCCGCAGGGGCGGTTGGCGGAAATCCTGCTGCTCGACCAGTTTTCGCGCAATCTCCATCGCGACCGGCCGCAGGCGTTCGCGCAGGATCCGCAGGCGCTCGCCCTGGCCCAAGTCGCGGTGGCCCAAGGCGCTGACCGGCATCTTGAGATCGCTCAGCGCGCCTTCTTGTACATGCCCTATATGCACAGCGAATCGCTGGTCATCCATGACGAGGCGCTGCGGCTTTTCACCCAGCCGGGGCTCGAGGAGAACCTCAAGTTCGAGCGGCGACATCACGAGATCATTGCCCGATTCGGTCGCTATCCACATCGTAACGCGATACTCGGGCGTTCCTCGACACCCGATGAGCAAGCCTTTCTCACCCGACCCGGCTCGTCATTCTGA